Proteins from a single region of Acidovorax sp. NCPPB 3576:
- the parC gene encoding DNA topoisomerase IV subunit A, whose protein sequence is MSDQTPLDLAPPESDDNLSLAGYAQRAYLEYALSVVKGRALPDVCDGLKPVQRRILYSMDRMGLGYSGPTRNVAAKPVKSARVVGDVLGRFHPHGDQSAYDALVRLAQDFNQRYPLIDGQGNFGSRDGDGAAAMRYTEARLSRITSLLLDEIDEGTVDFMPNYDGSTQEPRQLPARLPFALLNGASGIAVGLATEIPSHNLREIADACVALIKAPQLSEAELMAIVPGPDYPGGGQIISTAGDIADAYRTGRGSLKVRARWKIEDLARGQWQLIVTELPPGVSTQKVLEEIEEITNPKVKAGKKALSQDQVQLKGSVLGVLDAVRDESSKDAPVRLVFEPKTGKVPQQELITTLLAHTSLETSSPINLTMVGGDGKPMQKSLRKMLEEWIAFRQGTIVRRSQHRLNKVLDRIHILEGRQIVLLNIDEVIAIIRASDEPKAALIARFALSDRQAEDILEIRLRQLARLEAIKIEQELKELRVDQGKLEDILGNPGSLRRLMIKEIEADAKTFADARRTLIQAEKKAIAEVRVVDEPVTVIVSQKGWVRARGGHGHEPGSFAFKAGDGLYATFECRTVDTLLAFGSNGRVYSVAVSLLPGARGDGQPVTTLIELESGTQLLHYFAGPAAATLLLAGSGGYGFLASVENMTARQRGGKAFISLGEGETVCRPSHAWGTSGAQLLAPATHVACASAGGRILTFEIGELKTMANGGRGLMLIDLEPKDTLAGAVAYTRSIRLEGLGRGGKEREETLEIRSLNNARSPRGRKGKAADLGFKPSAVFRLE, encoded by the coding sequence ATGAGCGACCAAACCCCTCTCGATCTTGCCCCGCCCGAATCGGACGACAACCTGAGCCTGGCCGGCTACGCCCAGCGCGCCTACCTGGAATACGCCCTGTCCGTGGTCAAGGGCCGCGCGCTGCCCGACGTGTGCGACGGCCTCAAGCCGGTGCAGCGCCGCATCCTCTATTCCATGGACCGCATGGGCCTGGGGTATTCGGGCCCGACCCGCAACGTGGCCGCCAAGCCGGTCAAGAGCGCCCGCGTGGTGGGCGACGTGCTGGGCCGCTTTCATCCGCACGGCGACCAGTCGGCCTACGACGCGCTGGTGCGCCTGGCGCAGGATTTCAACCAGCGCTACCCGCTGATCGACGGCCAGGGCAACTTCGGCAGCCGCGACGGCGATGGCGCCGCGGCCATGCGCTACACCGAGGCGCGGCTGTCGCGCATCACCAGCCTGCTGCTGGACGAGATCGACGAGGGCACGGTCGATTTCATGCCCAACTACGACGGCAGCACGCAGGAGCCGCGCCAGCTGCCCGCGCGCCTGCCGTTCGCGCTGCTCAACGGCGCCAGCGGCATCGCGGTGGGCCTGGCGACCGAGATCCCGAGCCACAACCTGCGCGAGATCGCCGATGCCTGCGTGGCGCTCATCAAGGCGCCGCAGCTGTCCGAGGCGGAGCTGATGGCCATCGTGCCCGGGCCGGACTATCCCGGCGGCGGCCAGATCATCAGCACCGCGGGCGACATCGCCGATGCGTACCGCACGGGGCGCGGCAGCTTGAAGGTGCGTGCGCGCTGGAAGATCGAAGACCTCGCGCGCGGCCAGTGGCAACTCATCGTGACCGAGCTGCCGCCCGGCGTCAGCACGCAGAAAGTGCTGGAGGAGATCGAAGAGATCACCAACCCCAAAGTCAAGGCCGGCAAGAAGGCCCTGTCGCAGGACCAGGTGCAGCTCAAAGGCAGCGTGCTGGGCGTGCTCGATGCCGTGCGCGACGAGTCGAGCAAGGACGCTCCGGTGCGCCTGGTGTTCGAGCCCAAGACCGGCAAGGTGCCGCAGCAGGAGCTGATCACCACCTTGCTGGCGCACACCAGCCTGGAGACGTCCTCTCCCATCAACCTGACCATGGTGGGCGGCGACGGCAAGCCCATGCAGAAGTCGCTGCGCAAGATGCTGGAGGAGTGGATCGCCTTCCGCCAGGGCACCATCGTGCGGCGTTCGCAGCACCGCCTGAACAAGGTGCTGGATCGCATCCATATTCTCGAGGGGCGGCAGATCGTGCTGCTCAACATCGACGAGGTGATCGCCATCATCCGCGCGAGCGACGAGCCCAAGGCCGCGCTGATCGCGCGCTTCGCGCTGTCGGACCGGCAGGCCGAGGACATCCTGGAAATCCGCCTGCGCCAACTGGCACGGCTGGAGGCGATCAAGATCGAGCAGGAACTGAAAGAGCTGCGCGTGGACCAGGGCAAGCTGGAGGACATCCTGGGCAATCCGGGCTCGCTGCGCCGGCTCATGATCAAGGAGATCGAGGCCGACGCCAAGACCTTCGCCGATGCGCGCCGCACCCTCATCCAGGCCGAGAAGAAGGCCATCGCGGAGGTGCGCGTGGTGGACGAGCCCGTGACCGTGATCGTCTCGCAAAAGGGCTGGGTGCGCGCGCGCGGCGGCCATGGGCACGAGCCGGGCAGCTTCGCCTTCAAGGCGGGCGACGGCCTGTATGCCACGTTCGAATGCCGCACGGTCGATACGCTGCTGGCCTTCGGCAGCAACGGCCGGGTGTATTCGGTGGCGGTGTCGCTGCTGCCGGGCGCGCGCGGGGATGGACAGCCGGTCACCACGCTCATCGAACTGGAGTCGGGCACCCAGCTGCTGCACTACTTCGCCGGGCCGGCGGCGGCCACGCTGCTGCTGGCGGGATCGGGGGGCTATGGCTTCCTGGCCTCGGTCGAGAACATGACGGCGCGCCAGCGGGGCGGCAAGGCCTTCATTTCGCTGGGCGAGGGCGAGACCGTGTGCCGCCCCTCCCACGCCTGGGGCACCAGCGGCGCGCAATTGCTGGCGCCGGCCACGCACGTGGCCTGCGCGTCGGCGGGCGGGCGCATCCTGACCTTCGAGATCGGCGAACTCAAGACCATGGCCAATGGCGGACGCGGCCTGATGCTGATCGACCTGGAGCCGAAAGACACCCTGGCGGGCGCGGTGGCGTACACGCGCAGCATCCGCCTGGAAGGCCTGGGGCGCGGCGGCAAGGAGCGCGAGGAGACGCTGGAGATCCGGTCGCTGAACAACGCCCGGTCGCCGCGCGGGCGCAAGGGCAAGGCCGCCGATCTGGGCTTCAAGCCGTCGGCGGTGTTCCGGCTCGAATAG
- a CDS encoding lytic transglycosylase domain-containing protein: MLLLFLQQTARADLWAYVDERGVTHFAAEPVDARYGLFFRGNDFDSTRDGPAAASAGASAATPSGARLLAFFDISPDYKRVKHHLRASASQNGVDYELLQALIATESGFDARAVSPKGAVGLMQLMPATASRFGVAGEARRSVEQKLTEPAINVSAGARYLRHLLDLFDGRTDLALAAYNAGEGAVQRAGNRIPAYRETQNYVKSVLGLYAQLKPPAPLLAHRAAPGRVRMELGSGPDETSPSSAAAGLPARNVGAPRAP; this comes from the coding sequence ATGCTGCTATTGTTTTTGCAGCAAACGGCGCGCGCCGACCTGTGGGCCTATGTGGACGAGCGCGGCGTGACCCACTTCGCGGCCGAGCCGGTGGACGCGCGCTACGGGCTGTTCTTTCGCGGCAATGATTTCGACTCCACCCGCGACGGCCCGGCCGCGGCATCCGCGGGCGCCAGCGCGGCCACGCCGTCCGGCGCCCGGCTGCTGGCGTTCTTCGACATCTCCCCCGACTACAAGCGCGTCAAGCACCACCTGCGCGCATCGGCCAGCCAGAACGGCGTGGACTACGAACTGCTGCAGGCGCTGATCGCCACCGAGTCGGGCTTCGACGCGCGCGCCGTGTCGCCCAAGGGCGCGGTGGGGCTCATGCAGCTCATGCCGGCCACGGCGTCCCGCTTCGGCGTGGCGGGCGAGGCGCGCCGGTCGGTGGAGCAAAAGCTCACCGAGCCGGCCATCAACGTGTCTGCCGGCGCGCGCTACCTGCGGCACCTGCTCGACCTCTTCGATGGCCGCACCGACCTGGCGCTGGCCGCCTACAACGCGGGCGAGGGCGCCGTGCAGCGCGCCGGCAACCGCATTCCGGCCTACCGCGAAACGCAGAACTACGTGAAAAGCGTGCTGGGCCTGTATGCCCAGCTCAAGCCACCCGCCCCGCTGCTGGCCCACCGGGCCGCGCCGGGCCGCGTGCGCATGGAACTGGGCAGCGGCCCGGACGAAACCTCTCCCTCCAGCGCTGCGGCCGGCCTGCCGGCCCGCAACGTCGGCGCCCCGCGCGCCCCTTGA
- a CDS encoding methyl-accepting chemotaxis protein, whose amino-acid sequence MKNLRISHKLWGAVVAIVIALAAVVGISAYRSAATQARSAQVTADMSTRVEAALRWAGLTETNAARTQAIIVGSDPAVEAEFKDLIAATSAQITEVQKSLEALPLSDTDRAQMAAIATARKTMTDLRARARQLKADGQQAEATALVKQSYNPAVAAYLKTLRDFVQLQQSNAQAGQQAVAAERLVTVRVGALAVALLVAAMVAGAYFLIRSIQQPLAEANALAARIAGGDLSATHTSVRGDEFGELLRSLQTMGDALGRMVQQVRRSTDSIAIASAEIAAGNQDLSARTEQTSSNLQQTAATMGQFSSTLQQSAGSAREASGLAEGASGVARRGGEVVAQVVATMEEIQQSSRKIEDIIGVIDGIAFQTNILALNAAVEAARAGEQGRGFAVVAGEVRLLAGRSAEAAREIKGLIGASVERVHAGSRLVQDAGATMADIVQSVQRVADMIGEVTAAASQQSSGISQVNQSVGHLDQMTQQNAALVEQSAAAAQSLREQADQLTRIVSVFRVDSDAAWAPGAVAAKAPVAAPAVRPAPRAVAASAKALAPHARPAPALKAAGASAASGASSANPPVSTPARAARPAAPKSAPAPRPAAAQRETAGGGDDDWTSF is encoded by the coding sequence ATGAAAAATCTGCGCATTTCCCACAAGCTCTGGGGGGCCGTCGTCGCGATCGTGATCGCGCTGGCCGCCGTGGTCGGTATCTCGGCCTACCGCTCGGCCGCCACGCAGGCCCGCTCCGCGCAGGTCACGGCCGACATGTCCACGCGGGTGGAGGCGGCGCTGCGCTGGGCCGGGCTCACCGAGACCAATGCCGCGCGCACGCAGGCCATCATCGTGGGCAGCGATCCGGCCGTGGAGGCGGAGTTCAAGGACCTGATCGCCGCCACCTCCGCGCAGATCACCGAGGTGCAGAAATCGCTGGAGGCCTTGCCGCTGTCGGACACCGATAGGGCGCAGATGGCCGCCATCGCCACCGCCCGCAAGACGATGACCGACCTGCGCGCGCGGGCGCGGCAATTGAAGGCCGATGGCCAGCAGGCCGAAGCCACGGCGCTCGTCAAGCAAAGCTACAACCCGGCGGTGGCGGCGTACCTGAAGACGCTGCGGGACTTCGTCCAGCTGCAGCAAAGCAATGCCCAGGCCGGGCAGCAGGCCGTGGCGGCCGAGCGGCTGGTGACCGTGCGCGTGGGCGCGCTGGCCGTGGCGCTGCTGGTGGCGGCCATGGTGGCGGGCGCTTATTTTCTGATCCGCAGCATCCAGCAGCCGCTGGCCGAAGCCAACGCCCTGGCCGCGCGCATCGCGGGCGGCGACCTGAGCGCCACGCACACGTCGGTGCGCGGCGATGAGTTCGGCGAGCTGCTGCGCTCGCTGCAGACCATGGGCGATGCGCTGGGCCGCATGGTGCAGCAGGTACGACGCAGCACCGACAGCATCGCCATCGCCAGCGCGGAGATCGCCGCGGGCAACCAGGACCTGTCGGCCCGAACCGAGCAGACGTCCAGCAACCTGCAGCAGACCGCCGCGACCATGGGGCAGTTCTCCAGCACCCTGCAGCAAAGCGCCGGCAGTGCGCGCGAGGCGAGCGGCCTGGCCGAAGGTGCTTCGGGCGTGGCGCGGCGCGGCGGCGAGGTGGTGGCGCAGGTGGTGGCCACGATGGAGGAGATCCAGCAAAGCAGCCGCAAGATCGAGGACATCATCGGCGTGATCGACGGCATCGCCTTCCAGACCAACATCCTGGCGCTCAATGCCGCGGTCGAGGCGGCGCGTGCGGGCGAGCAGGGCCGGGGCTTTGCCGTGGTGGCGGGCGAGGTGCGCCTGCTGGCCGGGCGCAGCGCCGAGGCCGCGCGCGAGATCAAGGGGCTGATCGGCGCCTCGGTGGAGCGGGTGCATGCGGGATCGCGTCTGGTGCAGGACGCGGGCGCCACCATGGCGGACATCGTGCAGTCGGTGCAGCGCGTGGCCGACATGATCGGCGAGGTCACGGCGGCGGCATCGCAGCAAAGCTCGGGCATTTCGCAGGTGAACCAGTCCGTCGGCCACCTGGACCAGATGACGCAGCAAAACGCCGCGCTCGTGGAGCAAAGCGCCGCTGCGGCGCAGAGCCTGCGCGAACAGGCCGATCAATTGACGCGCATCGTGTCGGTGTTCCGGGTGGACAGCGATGCGGCATGGGCGCCGGGCGCCGTGGCTGCGAAGGCCCCGGTGGCCGCGCCGGCAGTGCGCCCTGCGCCGCGTGCCGTCGCTGCGTCGGCCAAGGCGCTGGCCCCGCATGCCAGGCCGGCGCCCGCGCTCAAGGCCGCAGGCGCCTCGGCAGCCAGTGGGGCATCCTCGGCGAACCCGCCGGTTTCAACCCCTGCGCGGGCGGCCAGACCGGCGGCGCCGAAGAGCGCACCCGCTCCGAGGCCCGCAGCCGCTCAGCGCGAAACGGCTGGCGGTGGTGACGATGACTGGACGTCGTTCTGA
- a CDS encoding DNA topoisomerase IV subunit B — protein sequence MAAKPSSTPPSEYSEGSIRVLKGLEPVKQRPGMYTRTDNPLHIIQEVLDNAADEALAGHGKKIKVTLHADGSVSVEDDGRGIPFGLHPEEKAPVIELVFTRLHAGGKFDKGSGGAYSFSGGLHGVGVSVTNALALRLEASTHREGKVARLVFEGGDVTEPLVARPLAAGERKQGTTVRVWPDGKYFEAIALPMGELTHLLRSKAVLMPGVSVSLVNEKTRETQTWQYKGGLRDYLGQTLNADPVIPLFEGEGFADRHHESFAEGEGAAWCVAFTEDGHPVRESYVNLIPTSAGGTHESGLRDGLFNAVKSFIELHSLLPKGVKLLPEDVFARASYVLSAKVLDPQFQGQIKERLNSRDAVRLVSGFVRPALELWLNQHVDYGKKLAELAIKAAQTRQKAGQKVEKRKGSGVAVLPGKLTDCESRDLAHNEVFLVEGDSAGGSAKMGRDKESQAILPLRGKVLNTWEVDRDRLFGNTEIHDISVAIGVDPHGPNDSPDLSGLRYGKVCILSDADVDGSHIQVLLLTLFFRHFPKLIETGHIYVARPPLFRVDVPARGKKPASKMYALDEGELVAILDKCAKDGVAREKCQISRFKGLGEMNAEQLWETTLNPDTRRLLPVQLGDMDFAATEGLITKLMGKGEAAARRELMELHGDAVEVDI from the coding sequence ATGGCAGCCAAACCCTCCTCCACCCCGCCAAGCGAATACTCCGAAGGCTCGATCCGCGTCCTCAAGGGACTGGAACCCGTCAAGCAGCGCCCGGGCATGTACACCCGCACCGACAACCCGCTGCACATCATCCAGGAAGTGCTGGACAACGCGGCCGACGAGGCGCTGGCCGGCCATGGCAAGAAGATCAAGGTCACGCTGCATGCCGACGGCTCGGTCAGCGTGGAAGACGACGGCCGCGGCATCCCGTTCGGCCTGCACCCCGAAGAAAAGGCCCCGGTGATCGAACTCGTGTTCACCCGGCTGCACGCGGGCGGCAAGTTCGACAAGGGCTCGGGCGGCGCCTACAGCTTCTCGGGCGGCCTGCACGGCGTAGGCGTTTCGGTGACCAATGCGCTGGCCCTGCGGCTGGAGGCCAGCACCCACCGCGAGGGCAAGGTGGCCCGCCTGGTGTTCGAAGGCGGCGACGTGACCGAGCCGCTGGTGGCCCGCCCGCTCGCGGCCGGCGAGCGCAAGCAGGGCACCACGGTGCGTGTGTGGCCCGACGGCAAATACTTCGAGGCGATCGCGCTGCCCATGGGCGAGCTCACGCACCTGCTGCGCAGCAAGGCGGTGCTGATGCCCGGCGTGTCGGTCTCCCTCGTGAACGAGAAGACGCGCGAGACGCAGACCTGGCAGTACAAGGGCGGCCTGCGCGACTACCTCGGCCAGACCTTGAACGCCGACCCGGTGATCCCGCTGTTCGAGGGCGAGGGCTTTGCCGACCGCCACCACGAGAGCTTTGCCGAAGGCGAGGGCGCCGCCTGGTGCGTGGCCTTCACCGAGGACGGCCATCCGGTGCGCGAGAGCTACGTCAACCTGATTCCCACCAGCGCCGGCGGCACGCACGAAAGCGGCCTGCGCGACGGCCTGTTCAATGCCGTCAAGAGCTTCATCGAGCTGCATTCGCTGCTGCCCAAGGGCGTCAAGCTGCTGCCCGAGGACGTCTTCGCCCGCGCCAGCTACGTGCTGTCGGCCAAGGTGCTGGACCCGCAGTTCCAGGGCCAGATCAAGGAGCGGCTGAACTCCCGCGATGCGGTGCGCCTGGTGAGCGGCTTCGTGCGCCCGGCGCTGGAGCTGTGGCTGAACCAGCACGTCGATTACGGCAAGAAGCTGGCCGAGCTGGCCATCAAGGCGGCGCAGACGCGCCAGAAGGCCGGCCAGAAGGTCGAAAAGCGCAAGGGCTCCGGCGTGGCCGTGCTGCCCGGCAAGCTCACCGATTGCGAGAGCCGCGACCTGGCCCACAACGAGGTCTTCCTGGTCGAGGGCGATTCGGCCGGCGGCAGCGCCAAGATGGGCCGCGACAAGGAAAGCCAGGCCATCCTGCCGCTGCGCGGCAAGGTGCTCAACACCTGGGAGGTGGACCGCGACCGGCTCTTCGGCAACACCGAGATCCACGACATTTCCGTGGCCATCGGCGTGGACCCGCATGGCCCCAATGATTCGCCCGATCTCTCGGGCCTGCGCTACGGCAAGGTCTGCATCCTGTCCGATGCCGACGTGGACGGCTCGCACATCCAGGTGCTGCTGCTCACCCTGTTCTTCCGCCATTTTCCGAAGCTCATCGAGACGGGCCACATCTACGTGGCGCGCCCGCCGCTGTTCCGCGTGGACGTGCCGGCGCGCGGCAAGAAGCCGGCTTCCAAGATGTATGCGCTGGACGAGGGCGAACTGGTGGCCATCCTCGACAAATGCGCCAAGGACGGCGTGGCACGCGAGAAGTGCCAGATCAGCCGCTTCAAGGGCCTGGGCGAGATGAACGCCGAGCAGCTGTGGGAAACCACGCTCAACCCCGACACCCGCCGCCTGCTGCCCGTGCAGTTGGGCGATATGGACTTCGCCGCCACCGAAGGCCTCATCACCAAGCTGATGGGCAAGGGCGAGGCCGCCGCGCGCCGCGAACTGATGGAACTGCACGGCGACGCCGTGGAAGTGGACATTTGA
- the dapA gene encoding 4-hydroxy-tetrahydrodipicolinate synthase — protein MTPPSSLTGSIVALVTPMHEDGSVDYPTLRQLIDWHIAEGTDCIGVVGTTGESPTVNVEEHCEIIRVAVEQSAKRVPIMAGCGANSTAEAIELARFAKKVGADSQLQVVPYYNKPTQEGQYQHFKAIAEAVGDLPIVLYNVPGRSVADMLHDTVLRLAQVPGIIGIKEATGNIERAQWLIRDVPKGFAVYSGDDPTAVALMLCGGQGNISVTANVAPRLMHELCVAALAGDVRRAMEIQFQLMPTHKQLFVEANPIPVKWAMHRLGRCGGAMRLPMTPLSQGNEAAVEAALRASGLL, from the coding sequence ATGACCCCTCCCAGCTCTCTCACCGGCAGCATCGTCGCCCTCGTCACCCCCATGCACGAGGACGGCAGCGTGGACTATCCCACCCTGCGCCAACTGATCGACTGGCACATCGCCGAAGGCACCGACTGCATCGGCGTGGTGGGCACCACCGGCGAGTCGCCCACGGTGAACGTCGAAGAACACTGCGAAATCATCCGCGTGGCCGTCGAGCAGTCCGCCAAGCGCGTGCCCATCATGGCCGGCTGCGGCGCCAACTCCACGGCAGAGGCCATCGAACTGGCCCGCTTCGCCAAGAAGGTCGGCGCCGACTCGCAGTTGCAGGTGGTGCCCTACTACAACAAGCCCACCCAAGAAGGCCAGTACCAGCATTTCAAGGCGATCGCCGAAGCGGTGGGCGACCTGCCCATCGTGCTGTACAACGTGCCCGGCCGCTCCGTGGCCGATATGCTGCACGACACCGTGCTGCGCCTGGCGCAGGTGCCCGGCATCATCGGCATCAAGGAAGCCACCGGCAACATCGAACGCGCGCAATGGCTGATCCGTGATGTGCCCAAGGGCTTCGCCGTGTACTCCGGCGACGATCCGACGGCCGTGGCGCTCATGCTGTGCGGCGGCCAGGGCAACATCAGCGTGACCGCCAACGTCGCGCCGCGCCTCATGCACGAACTGTGCGTGGCGGCGCTCGCAGGCGATGTGCGCCGCGCCATGGAAATCCAGTTCCAGCTCATGCCCACCCACAAGCAGTTGTTCGTCGAAGCCAACCCGATTCCGGTGAAGTGGGCGATGCACCGCCTGGGCCGGTGCGGCGGCGCGATGCGCCTGCCCATGACTCCGCTCAGCCAAGGCAACGAAGCCGCGGTCGAAGCCGCCCTTCGCGCCAGCGGGCTGCTGTGA
- a CDS encoding class I SAM-dependent methyltransferase translates to MPTTHGLEPPSEWVRRWAHLVPPGASVLDVACGSGRHLRWLHGRGHPVTGVDRDHEALAPLQGLGEILCADIEAGPWPFAGRTFGAVVVTRYLWRPLLPTLAASVAPGGVLLYETFAAGNETVGRPARPDFLLRPGELLQACAGLCTVAYEDGFLDAPERFVQRIAAVRPREGAEGAAPARHRLAPPL, encoded by the coding sequence ATGCCGACAACGCACGGCCTTGAGCCACCTTCGGAATGGGTCCGGCGCTGGGCCCACCTCGTGCCGCCCGGCGCCAGCGTGCTGGACGTGGCCTGCGGCAGCGGCCGGCACCTGCGCTGGCTCCACGGGCGCGGCCATCCCGTGACCGGCGTGGACCGCGACCACGAAGCGCTGGCGCCGCTGCAAGGCCTGGGCGAAATACTCTGCGCGGACATCGAAGCCGGTCCCTGGCCCTTTGCGGGCCGCACCTTCGGCGCCGTGGTCGTCACCCGATACCTGTGGCGGCCGCTGCTGCCCACGCTGGCGGCCAGCGTCGCGCCCGGCGGCGTGCTGCTGTACGAAACCTTCGCCGCGGGCAACGAAACCGTCGGCCGCCCGGCCCGGCCGGACTTTCTCTTGCGGCCCGGGGAACTGCTGCAGGCCTGCGCGGGTCTGTGCACGGTGGCCTATGAAGATGGCTTCCTCGATGCGCCGGAGCGCTTCGTCCAGCGCATCGCAGCGGTCCGGCCCCGCGAAGGTGCCGAAGGTGCCGCACCGGCGCGCCACCGGCTCGCACCGCCGCTCTAG
- a CDS encoding MFS transporter has translation MPQDPKKLSMVQVLVCGAAIVTLSMGIRHGFGLWLQPITQDMGWTRQSFALAIAVQNLAWGCFGIFAGMAADRFGAFRVLIGGAVLYGLGLVGMALSPTPALFALTAGVLIGAAQAGTTYAIIYGVLGRQIAPERRSWAMGVAAAAGSFGQFLMVPVEGQLIVRLGWQEALLVLSAMVLLIVPLAFGLREPGFQGRAAAQRSQTVGQAMGEALRYPSFLMLTAGYFVCGFQVVFIGVHMPSYLKDHGMSPQVASYALALIGLFNVFGTYIAGTLGQRNPKRYILAFIYFARAVAISVFLLVPLSPLSVYVFSAVMGVLWLSTIPPTNATVAQIFGVQHLSMLGGFVFFSHQIGSFLGVWLGGYLYDTTGSYSLVWYLSIGLGVLAGLVNLPVKESPIHRAPQPASA, from the coding sequence ATGCCTCAAGACCCCAAAAAACTGTCCATGGTCCAGGTGCTGGTGTGCGGCGCCGCCATCGTCACGCTGTCCATGGGCATCCGCCACGGCTTCGGGCTGTGGCTGCAGCCCATCACCCAGGACATGGGCTGGACCCGCCAGTCGTTCGCGCTGGCCATCGCGGTGCAGAACCTCGCCTGGGGCTGCTTCGGCATCTTCGCGGGCATGGCGGCCGACCGGTTCGGCGCGTTCCGGGTGCTGATCGGCGGGGCGGTGCTGTACGGACTGGGACTGGTCGGCATGGCCCTGTCGCCCACGCCGGCGCTCTTCGCCTTGACGGCCGGCGTGCTGATCGGCGCGGCGCAGGCGGGCACCACCTACGCCATCATCTACGGCGTGCTGGGCCGGCAGATCGCGCCGGAGAGGCGCTCCTGGGCCATGGGCGTGGCGGCGGCGGCCGGCTCGTTCGGGCAGTTCCTGATGGTGCCGGTGGAAGGCCAGCTCATAGTGCGCCTGGGCTGGCAGGAGGCGCTGCTGGTGCTGTCCGCGATGGTGCTGCTGATCGTGCCGCTGGCCTTCGGCCTGCGCGAGCCCGGCTTTCAGGGCCGCGCCGCCGCCCAGCGATCGCAGACGGTGGGCCAGGCGATGGGCGAGGCGCTGCGCTACCCGAGCTTCCTGATGCTGACGGCGGGCTATTTCGTGTGCGGCTTCCAGGTGGTGTTCATCGGCGTGCACATGCCCAGCTACCTCAAGGACCACGGCATGTCGCCGCAGGTGGCCAGCTACGCGCTGGCGCTGATCGGGCTGTTCAACGTGTTCGGCACCTACATCGCCGGCACGCTGGGCCAGCGCAACCCCAAGCGCTACATCCTCGCCTTCATCTACTTCGCGCGGGCCGTGGCGATCAGCGTGTTCCTGCTGGTGCCGCTGTCGCCCCTGTCGGTGTACGTGTTCTCGGCGGTGATGGGCGTGCTGTGGCTGTCCACCATCCCGCCCACCAACGCCACGGTGGCGCAGATCTTCGGCGTGCAGCACCTGTCCATGCTGGGCGGATTCGTGTTCTTCAGCCACCAGATCGGCAGCTTCCTGGGCGTGTGGCTGGGAGGTTATCTGTATGACACCACGGGCAGCTACAGCTTGGTCTGGTATCTGTCCATCGGCTTGGGCGTGCTGGCCGGGCTGGTGAACCTGCCAGTCAAGGAAAGCCCGATCCACCGGGCGCCGCAACCGGCTTCTGCTTGA
- the bamC gene encoding outer membrane protein assembly factor BamC, producing MNAINRLGLLGLAMALSACSVLENDKIDYKSATKGATLEVPPDLNQISRDSRYAVPGGVVSAAAFEAGQSQKPAGSVNAASRTIGDVRIERDGNQRWLVVSRPADTLWDPVRDFWTENGFVLVQDQANLGIMETDWAENRAKLPQDIIRSTIGKMFDSVYSTGERDKFRTRLERGPNGSTEIFISHRGMVEVYTSAQKESTVWQPRPVDPELETEFLRRLMVKLGVSQEQSRAIAAAPAQQVPTARMARQGNVPVVELDENFDRAWRRVGLALDRTGFTVEDRDRAQGVYFVRYVEPTEKKDPGFFGKLLGRSSDAAAPVKYRVVVRSVDNKSTVSVLNAAGTAETSANAERIVRVLTDDLK from the coding sequence GTGAACGCTATCAACCGACTGGGCCTGCTGGGCCTTGCCATGGCCCTGTCCGCCTGCTCCGTCCTGGAGAACGACAAGATCGACTACAAGAGCGCCACCAAGGGGGCGACGCTCGAAGTGCCGCCCGACCTGAACCAGATCTCGCGCGATTCGCGCTATGCAGTGCCCGGCGGCGTGGTGTCGGCAGCGGCCTTCGAGGCCGGCCAGTCGCAAAAGCCTGCGGGCTCGGTGAATGCAGCCTCCCGCACCATCGGCGACGTGCGCATCGAACGCGACGGCAACCAGCGCTGGCTGGTTGTGAGCCGCCCCGCCGACACCCTGTGGGACCCGGTGCGCGACTTCTGGACCGAGAACGGCTTCGTGCTGGTGCAGGACCAGGCCAACCTCGGCATCATGGAAACCGACTGGGCCGAAAACCGCGCCAAGCTGCCGCAGGACATCATCCGTTCCACCATCGGCAAGATGTTCGACTCGGTCTATTCCACCGGCGAGCGCGACAAGTTCCGCACCCGACTGGAACGCGGCCCCAACGGCAGTACCGAGATCTTCATCAGCCACCGTGGCATGGTCGAGGTCTATACCTCCGCCCAGAAGGAAAGCACCGTCTGGCAGCCCCGTCCGGTCGATCCGGAACTGGAAACCGAATTCCTGCGCCGCCTGATGGTCAAGCTGGGCGTGAGCCAGGAGCAGTCCCGCGCCATCGCCGCCGCCCCCGCGCAGCAAGTGCCCACGGCCCGCATGGCACGCCAGGGCAATGTGCCCGTGGTCGAACTGGACGAAAACTTCGACCGCGCCTGGCGCCGTGTCGGCCTGGCACTGGATCGCACCGGCTTCACGGTGGAAGACCGCGACCGCGCCCAGGGTGTGTATTTCGTGCGCTATGTCGAGCCCACCGAGAAGAAGGACCCGGGCTTCTTCGGCAAGCTGCTGGGCCGCTCGTCGGATGCCGCAGCGCCGGTCAAGTACCGCGTCGTGGTGCGCAGCGTCGATAACAAGAGCACGGTGTCGGTGCTGAACGCAGCCGGCACGGCGGAGACCTCGGCCAACGCCGAGCGCATCGTGCGCGTGCTGACGGACGACCTCAAGTAA